Part of the Plasmodium gaboni strain SY75 chromosome Unknown, whole genome shotgun sequence genome, aaaaaaaaaaattagtaTGTCTTTTTCTTCGATGATGTGTTTACCTGATCctaaataaaataaacatatatatattgaaatggataaataatattttttttttttttttttctttttttatatatgcTATATCAAAtacttattattttgtgcttactaaaatattttatagagaacaaaatattatacaaacTTTTTTGCAAGTTACAATGATATTTCTGAAGTTCATTTGACGGAAGGTATTCTTCTTCATATTGATCAAGTTTATTCCATATATCTTTAAAATAAGGTGTCTATATATAAGgagaaaatatattgagAAAATaactataaatatacacaaggatatatatacatatatttattattttgtttatagttgtatattatgaagtacacatattattatgtatataaaattatgtataacttattatatatatatttatatttttcttttcattttaatatttttaacCTCATTTACTGTTTCATCCTCAGCATGTTTTTGTTTCTAAAAGGAAgaaattaattttaataaagaaTGAAGAAGgaaagaatataaattattttattcaatTAATGGGATATTgcttatatataatatattttattattttatatatatatacatatatatttggAACATACTTCGTCAGATATATCCTTTTTTCTTCTGCtcattataaaatataattatttaaatagtatttgtttttttgttcttattacatttaatatatatttatgagATGAAACAGAAAGAATATaatcttttaaaattatttatttttcatatgtgttgtaaaatttaaaatttattttaatgattattattaatttgtCGAAGAAGGATgtttcttttaat contains:
- a CDS encoding hypothetical protein (conserved Plasmodium protein, unknown function); this translates as MSRRKKDISDEKQKHAEDETVNETPYFKDIWNKLDQYEEEYLPSNELQKYHCNLQKSLYNILFSIKYF